The Shewanella zhangzhouensis genome has a window encoding:
- the ileS gene encoding isoleucine--tRNA ligase, producing the protein MSDYKSTLNLPETEFPMRGNLANREPAMLERWNKDKLYQQIRDSRIGRKPFILHDGPPYANGSIHIGHSVNKILKDIIIKSKTMAGFDAPYVPGWDCHGLPIELKVEQKVGKPGQKISAAEFREECRKYAAAQVDGQREDFIRLGVLGDWDKPYLTMDFATEANIVRSLAKVISNGHLQKGVKPVHWCTDCGSALAEAEVEYEDKTSPAIDVGFNVVDKSALLAKFGVAQYDHDIAMVIWTTTPWTLPANRALAVSGDLEYVLVSFTKDEVTRAIVVADVLHEDCVKRFGAESFDVLGRVKGSELELMRFAHPFLDFDVPVILGDHVTTDAGTGVVHTAPGHGQDDFVVGQKYGLEVANPVGDNGVYKADTPFFAGQHVFKANDNVVALLKEKGALLNHVAYRHSYPHCWRHKTPIIFRATPQWFISMDNQGLRSTALGEIKNTQWIPDWGQSRIETMVANRPDWCISRQRTWGVPITLFVNKETEELHPDSVSLMERVAHRIEQQGIQAWWDLDSAELLGDEAAQYRKVTDTLDVWYDSGSTFETVVAARPEFQGHGVDLYLEGSDQHRGWFMSSLMLSTAMHAKAPYKQVLTHGFTVDGKGRKMSKSIGNVIAPQEVTNKLGADILRLWVAATDYSGEMSVSDEILNRAADSYRRIRNTGRFLLANLNGFEPETDMVAVEDMVALDRWMVRRAAKVQSEIIAAYEQYNFHMVTHKLMQFCSVELGSFYLDIIKDRQYTAKRESHARRSCQSALFHIAEAMVRWIAPVLSFTADEIWQLLPGKREAYVFTQEWYEGLKPVTLESDLADSHWELLLSVRNEVNKELEQARRDKVLGGSLEATVTLFADAELAAKVAVLGDELRFVLLTSDAKVLPIDAAPESAVATELAGLKVLVAKTDAAKCERCWHHREDVGSVEAHPSLCGRCVTNIEGDGEARAFA; encoded by the coding sequence ATGAGCGACTATAAATCTACTTTGAATTTGCCGGAAACTGAGTTTCCGATGCGTGGGAATCTGGCTAATCGCGAGCCCGCAATGCTTGAGCGCTGGAACAAGGACAAGCTGTATCAGCAGATCCGTGACAGCCGCATTGGCCGCAAGCCATTTATCCTGCATGATGGCCCTCCTTACGCCAACGGCAGCATTCACATTGGTCACTCTGTAAACAAGATCCTCAAAGACATCATTATCAAGTCCAAAACCATGGCGGGCTTCGATGCCCCTTATGTGCCGGGTTGGGACTGCCATGGTCTGCCTATCGAGCTCAAAGTTGAGCAGAAGGTGGGTAAGCCGGGTCAGAAGATCTCTGCCGCCGAATTCCGTGAAGAGTGCCGCAAGTATGCTGCTGCTCAGGTTGATGGCCAGCGCGAAGACTTTATCCGTCTGGGCGTGCTGGGTGATTGGGACAAGCCATACCTGACCATGGACTTTGCCACTGAAGCCAACATCGTGCGTTCTCTGGCCAAAGTTATCTCCAACGGCCACCTGCAAAAAGGTGTGAAGCCGGTGCACTGGTGTACCGACTGTGGCTCAGCACTGGCTGAAGCCGAAGTGGAATACGAAGATAAGACGTCTCCTGCCATCGACGTAGGTTTCAATGTGGTTGATAAGTCTGCGCTGCTGGCCAAATTTGGCGTAGCTCAGTACGACCATGATATCGCCATGGTTATCTGGACCACCACCCCGTGGACCCTGCCTGCCAACCGCGCGCTGGCCGTATCCGGCGACCTTGAATATGTGCTGGTATCCTTCACCAAAGACGAGGTTACCCGCGCCATTGTGGTGGCCGATGTGCTGCACGAAGACTGTGTGAAGCGTTTTGGCGCCGAGTCATTCGACGTGCTGGGTCGTGTAAAAGGCAGCGAGCTTGAGCTGATGCGTTTTGCTCACCCATTCCTCGACTTTGACGTGCCGGTGATTTTGGGTGACCACGTGACCACCGATGCCGGTACCGGCGTGGTGCACACTGCCCCTGGCCATGGTCAGGACGACTTCGTGGTAGGGCAGAAGTATGGTCTGGAAGTGGCCAACCCTGTGGGTGACAACGGCGTGTATAAGGCCGATACCCCTTTCTTTGCCGGTCAGCATGTATTTAAAGCCAACGACAATGTGGTTGCGCTTTTGAAAGAAAAAGGCGCGCTGCTGAACCATGTGGCTTACCGTCACAGCTATCCACATTGCTGGCGCCACAAAACGCCAATCATTTTCCGTGCAACCCCGCAGTGGTTTATCTCTATGGATAACCAGGGCCTGCGCAGCACTGCACTGGGCGAAATCAAAAACACCCAGTGGATCCCTGACTGGGGCCAGAGCCGCATCGAAACCATGGTTGCCAACCGTCCTGACTGGTGTATCTCTCGTCAGCGTACCTGGGGCGTGCCTATCACCTTGTTTGTTAACAAGGAAACCGAAGAGCTGCACCCAGATTCTGTCTCCTTGATGGAGCGCGTGGCGCACCGCATTGAGCAGCAGGGCATTCAGGCCTGGTGGGATCTGGATTCGGCCGAGCTACTGGGCGATGAAGCCGCCCAGTACCGCAAAGTGACCGATACGCTGGACGTTTGGTATGACTCAGGTTCGACCTTTGAAACTGTGGTGGCTGCCCGTCCTGAGTTCCAGGGCCATGGCGTGGATCTGTACCTGGAAGGCTCGGATCAGCACCGCGGCTGGTTTATGTCATCACTGATGCTGTCTACCGCCATGCATGCCAAGGCGCCTTACAAGCAGGTGCTGACCCACGGCTTTACCGTGGACGGTAAGGGCCGCAAGATGTCCAAGTCTATCGGCAACGTGATTGCGCCTCAGGAAGTGACCAACAAGCTTGGCGCAGACATCCTGCGTCTGTGGGTAGCTGCCACCGATTACAGCGGTGAGATGAGCGTATCCGATGAAATCTTGAATCGCGCCGCCGACTCTTATCGCCGTATCCGTAACACAGGTCGTTTCCTGCTGGCGAACCTCAATGGTTTCGAGCCTGAAACCGACATGGTAGCCGTAGAAGATATGGTGGCGCTGGACCGCTGGATGGTACGCCGCGCCGCCAAGGTGCAGAGCGAAATCATAGCCGCTTACGAGCAATACAATTTCCACATGGTGACCCATAAGCTGATGCAGTTCTGCTCGGTAGAACTTGGCAGCTTCTATCTGGACATCATCAAAGACCGTCAGTACACCGCCAAGCGTGAAAGCCATGCCCGTCGCAGCTGTCAATCGGCACTGTTCCACATCGCCGAAGCCATGGTGCGCTGGATTGCACCTGTGCTGAGCTTTACCGCCGATGAAATTTGGCAGCTGTTGCCTGGCAAGCGTGAAGCCTATGTGTTCACCCAGGAATGGTACGAAGGCCTGAAGCCGGTAACCCTGGAAAGCGATCTGGCTGACAGCCACTGGGAGTTGCTGCTCAGCGTTCGTAACGAAGTGAACAAAGAGCTTGAGCAGGCACGTCGCGACAAGGTGCTGGGTGGCTCACTGGAAGCAACCGTGACCCTGTTTGCTGATGCCGAACTGGCAGCCAAGGTGGCTGTGCTCGGTGACGAGCTGCGCTTTGTGCTGTTGACCTCGGATGCCAAGGTGCTGCCAATCGATGCTGCGCCTGAGTCGGCTGTTGCCACTGAGCTTGCCGGTCTGAAGGTGTTGGTTGCCAAGACTGACGCGGCAAAGTGTGAGCGCTGCTGGCATCACCGTGAAGATGTGGGTTCAGTTGAAGCGCACCCAAGCCTGTGTGGCCGCTGTGTGACCAACATTGAGGGTGACGGCGAAGCCCGCGCCTTCGCATAA
- the lspA gene encoding signal peptidase II codes for MQLNWKESGLRWYWVVVVVFLADQLSKQWVLANFDLYESVKLLPFFNFTYVRNYGAAFSFLHDAGGWQRWLFTAVAVGFSVLLTIWLRKQPANMVRLNLAYTLVIGGALGNLIDRLQHGFVVDFLDFYWNTAHYPAFNIADAAIFIGAVLIIIDSFKTSSSDDKAIKE; via the coding sequence ATGCAATTGAATTGGAAAGAAAGTGGCCTGCGCTGGTATTGGGTAGTGGTAGTGGTGTTTTTGGCCGACCAGCTGTCCAAACAGTGGGTGCTGGCCAACTTTGACCTGTACGAGTCGGTCAAGCTGCTGCCGTTTTTTAACTTCACCTATGTGCGCAACTATGGCGCAGCTTTCAGCTTCCTGCATGATGCAGGGGGCTGGCAGCGCTGGCTGTTTACGGCGGTGGCCGTGGGCTTCAGCGTGCTGTTAACCATTTGGCTGCGTAAGCAGCCAGCCAACATGGTGCGGCTGAATCTGGCCTACACCCTGGTGATTGGCGGTGCGCTTGGTAATCTGATAGACCGTCTGCAACATGGCTTTGTGGTGGATTTCCTCGATTTCTATTGGAACACCGCCCATTACCCGGCGTTTAACATAGCCGATGCCGCCATCTTTATTGGTGCCGTGCTGATTATTATCGACAGCTTTAAAACGTCCAGCTCGGATGACAAGGCCATCAAGGAGTAA
- the fkpB gene encoding FKBP-type peptidyl-prolyl cis-trans isomerase, whose translation MSQKSLLCHMNILLSDGSTADSTKASGKPARLNIGDGSLSPAFEAELGALKVGDSHKFTLQPEDAFGDVNPDAIHHLDRSRFPADMQLETGVIVSFAGPGGSEIPGIVRDVAGDSVTVDLNHPLAGQAVTFELEVLEEL comes from the coding sequence ATGAGCCAAAAGTCGTTGCTGTGCCATATGAATATTCTCTTGTCTGACGGCTCTACCGCCGACAGCACCAAGGCGTCGGGTAAGCCCGCACGCCTCAATATTGGTGATGGCAGCCTGAGCCCGGCGTTTGAAGCTGAGCTTGGCGCACTGAAGGTCGGTGATTCGCACAAGTTCACCCTGCAGCCAGAGGATGCCTTTGGTGATGTGAATCCAGATGCGATTCATCATCTCGATCGCAGCCGCTTCCCTGCCGATATGCAGCTGGAAACCGGTGTGATTGTTAGTTTTGCAGGCCCCGGTGGCAGCGAAATTCCTGGCATTGTCCGTGATGTGGCCGGCGATTCTGTGACGGTCGATCTGAACCATCCACTTGCCGGTCAGGCAGTGACCTTCGAGCTGGAAGTGCTGGAGGAGCTCTGA
- the ispH gene encoding 4-hydroxy-3-methylbut-2-enyl diphosphate reductase, whose translation MNILLANPRGFCAGVDRAISIVERALELFSPPIYVRHEVVHNRYVVQNLKDRGAIFVEELDQVPDNSIVIFSAHGVSQAVRAEAKKRGLKVFDATCPLVTKVHLQVTRASRKGVECILIGHEGHPEVEGTMGQYDNPEGGVYLIESVEDVEALQVKDPDNLCFVTQTTLSVDDTLDIIAALQAKFPSIEGPRKDDICYATQNRQDAVRSLATQAKLFIVVGSKNSSNSNRLRELAEKSGAQAYLVDSAADVKAEWFAGVDKVAVTAGASAPEVLVKQVIDAITHLAPSAVTEVEGRKEDVVFAVPVELR comes from the coding sequence ATGAACATTCTGCTTGCCAATCCACGGGGCTTTTGTGCCGGGGTTGACCGTGCCATCAGCATCGTTGAGCGCGCCCTTGAGCTGTTTTCGCCACCTATATATGTGCGTCACGAAGTGGTGCACAACCGTTATGTGGTGCAAAACCTCAAAGACCGTGGTGCGATCTTTGTTGAAGAGTTGGATCAGGTGCCGGACAACAGCATAGTGATCTTCTCTGCCCACGGGGTGTCGCAGGCGGTGCGGGCTGAGGCCAAAAAGCGTGGCCTTAAGGTATTCGATGCCACTTGCCCGCTGGTGACCAAGGTGCACCTGCAGGTAACCCGTGCCAGCCGCAAAGGGGTTGAATGCATCCTGATTGGTCATGAAGGCCATCCGGAAGTGGAAGGCACCATGGGCCAGTACGATAATCCTGAGGGTGGCGTTTATCTGATTGAGTCGGTGGAAGACGTCGAAGCCCTTCAGGTTAAAGACCCGGATAACCTGTGCTTCGTCACCCAAACCACACTGTCGGTTGACGATACACTGGACATCATCGCGGCGCTGCAGGCGAAGTTTCCGTCCATTGAGGGGCCACGCAAGGACGATATTTGTTACGCCACTCAAAATCGCCAGGATGCGGTGCGCAGTCTGGCGACTCAGGCCAAGCTCTTTATCGTGGTGGGTTCGAAAAACAGCTCCAACTCCAACCGGCTGCGTGAGCTTGCCGAAAAGTCGGGTGCGCAGGCCTATCTGGTCGACAGCGCTGCCGACGTCAAGGCTGAGTGGTTTGCCGGTGTAGATAAGGTGGCTGTTACAGCAGGTGCATCAGCGCCGGAAGTGCTGGTAAAGCAGGTTATCGATGCAATTACCCATCTGGCCCCCAGCGCGGTGACCGAAGTTGAGGGTCGTAAGGAAGACGTAGTTTTTGCCGTTCCGGTTGAACTCAGGTGA
- the pilV gene encoding type IV pilus modification protein PilV, producing MKKYGKGFSLIEVMVALVILVIGLIGIFNLHIVSKRGSFESFQQTQASYYANDIINRMKLNPTQIANYAGTYSGAPSSVSKQCQGAAICSSSEMVAWDLYEWQTQFNGAAETVGTQNVGGLDTPSACVVVNGNNVSVTMAWKGIRETSIDSNASDCGSTTANRRLYSVQTVI from the coding sequence ATGAAAAAGTATGGGAAAGGATTTTCCTTAATCGAAGTAATGGTCGCGCTGGTAATACTGGTGATCGGCCTTATAGGCATTTTTAATCTACATATTGTTTCCAAGCGCGGTAGCTTCGAATCTTTTCAGCAGACTCAGGCGTCATACTACGCCAATGATATTATCAATCGCATGAAGCTGAACCCGACACAAATAGCTAACTATGCCGGAACATACAGCGGAGCGCCAAGCTCGGTCAGTAAACAGTGTCAGGGGGCTGCTATCTGTTCATCTTCGGAGATGGTTGCTTGGGATTTATATGAATGGCAAACACAATTCAATGGCGCTGCGGAGACAGTTGGAACCCAGAATGTGGGTGGGTTGGATACACCATCGGCCTGTGTTGTGGTAAATGGGAATAATGTATCCGTTACTATGGCGTGGAAAGGAATTCGCGAAACGTCAATAGATTCAAATGCTTCTGATTGTGGTTCAACAACCGCTAATCGACGACTCTATTCAGTGCAAACGGTGATTTGA
- a CDS encoding PilW family protein — MRSQSGMSLVELMVALVISLFLSAGIFTMFSMSASNVTTTSQFNQLQENGRIALAIMERDLSQLAFMGDMTGTDFILGSNTTISSASVPNDCIGGGVNNATLPNGTTSHFRRIWGYEAGVSGDVFGCLSGVKEKTDVLQIKRLVGPNTLTPNVASNHYVATTSSEAIFFTGNQPTPTLTNSRFWEYQHHIYYVKDDGTVPVLRRRTLTVANGMNNEEQLVEGIENLRVLYGVDDDGDDIPNRYVPVGSVDTVMWDNQSFQRIVALKLFLLVRAVEKDSSYKNETQYQLGDKTIEAPQDNYRRKVMSTTVMLENPVLIRS, encoded by the coding sequence ATGCGCAGTCAGTCAGGGATGTCTCTCGTCGAGTTGATGGTAGCACTGGTGATTAGCCTGTTTTTGTCTGCCGGCATTTTCACAATGTTCAGCATGTCAGCTTCGAATGTGACGACCACAAGTCAGTTTAATCAGTTGCAGGAAAATGGTCGTATAGCTCTAGCGATTATGGAAAGAGATCTTAGTCAGTTGGCTTTTATGGGCGATATGACAGGTACTGATTTTATTTTAGGAAGCAATACAACCATATCATCTGCTTCTGTGCCAAATGATTGTATTGGTGGTGGAGTTAATAACGCAACGCTTCCCAATGGCACCACATCACATTTTAGGCGGATTTGGGGCTACGAAGCTGGCGTGAGCGGCGATGTTTTCGGGTGCCTTTCTGGGGTAAAAGAAAAAACGGATGTATTGCAGATTAAGCGTTTGGTTGGGCCCAACACCCTAACGCCCAATGTTGCATCTAATCACTATGTTGCAACCACATCAAGCGAAGCTATTTTTTTTACGGGTAACCAGCCTACTCCAACACTGACTAACAGTCGATTTTGGGAGTATCAGCACCATATCTACTATGTAAAAGATGATGGCACTGTTCCCGTTTTAAGAAGAAGAACGCTAACGGTTGCAAATGGAATGAATAACGAAGAGCAACTCGTAGAAGGTATTGAGAATCTGCGAGTTTTGTATGGTGTCGATGATGATGGTGATGATATTCCCAATCGATATGTGCCCGTGGGTAGTGTAGATACTGTGATGTGGGATAACCAATCGTTTCAACGGATTGTGGCGTTAAAACTGTTTTTGCTTGTTCGTGCGGTAGAAAAAGACTCTAGCTATAAAAATGAAACCCAGTATCAGCTGGGTGATAAGACTATTGAAGCGCCTCAAGACAATTATAGACGTAAGGTAATGTCAACCACTGTGATGCTTGAAAATCCCGTGTTGATTAGGAGTTAA
- a CDS encoding pilus assembly PilX family protein, with protein MKKQKGIVLFFALIVLIIMTVIGVALAVNSTQSLRMAGAGAERIEAKALADGGVAAVLLNKTPAFLATMTAIDSANSYSGGAQVLTPLPLVDDGAGNLVVQPKNVSCQRSAAASGTDLFKCRRIEISSQVNFGRDNLGQVIVVTGIEQEVLSGSGS; from the coding sequence ATGAAAAAGCAGAAGGGAATCGTACTATTTTTTGCATTAATCGTTTTGATCATTATGACGGTTATTGGTGTCGCACTGGCTGTAAATTCTACTCAGTCTCTGAGAATGGCAGGGGCTGGTGCCGAGCGCATAGAGGCCAAAGCATTAGCCGATGGTGGAGTTGCAGCAGTACTTCTAAATAAGACACCAGCCTTTTTGGCCACTATGACTGCAATTGATAGTGCAAACTCGTATTCAGGTGGGGCGCAAGTGCTGACACCTCTGCCTTTGGTGGATGATGGCGCCGGCAACTTGGTGGTTCAACCTAAAAATGTATCATGCCAAAGAAGTGCTGCGGCCAGTGGCACGGACTTGTTTAAATGCCGTCGCATTGAAATCTCGAGCCAGGTGAATTTTGGCCGAGATAATCTAGGTCAGGTTATCGTTGTAACAGGTATCGAGCAGGAAGTGCTCAGCGGGAGCGGATCATGA
- a CDS encoding pilus assembly protein, giving the protein MKFNQILFAGLVTASVLPAQSFADDTDLYLNPAANNVRPQVLIIFDNSGSMDTIVEGLPGGYESSEDYPPLDSANSYDDGMVYFAIGVGIDEAGLGIPDSPSETNRFNVLLNGCTVAREALGTYGRFTGYIREYITSGNGKGTWQPIKNNSGKDQNNPVDCYEDIPALKTDNNSDITSFSAGYPVDSLKSGNGNNAVYIPWGASPGVNGFNTGELVTLYSANYLRWYRHYQKAIEDGTAPGEYPDQTRLAIAKTAISSVISTVPSVDFGLAVFNLNFPNEGDSDGGRIVAGIKQRTASEKEALINTITNLPAETNTPLCETLYEAYRYFSGGAIQFGHSDSDYNGNSDGINIKYDANKPMYDTSIESGGSYISPLSKCNRVAHVIYITDGAPVLDKSADDFVEKLGGAPFTYRAAEGEQPAKESYLPALAEYMFNNDLSDAEGFQRVVTHTIGFSLGEDEEAAEPLLIETAKRSTDAKSGLRGTYSRADNTVQLIEAITKLIGEIDSNGQRFSAPGVAYSSADPTRTLDAAYYALFEPSPSPKWTGNLKKLKVNSSGALVDVNGDPAIDSSGSITNKACTIWSDCSANGDKTGYLDENGDAVDGGNIVAAGGAARSIVPRERRLFSDLGGLKQFSANDGPSLPNISSTISMFSSVAGGESNLASYMGIPTENLNDELIRAFEWIQGWNVDVASYKETGEVDEYTSIDIGGVRADIMGDPLHSQPLAIDYGDHTKIFVGTNHGMMHAFKDTSDVVSESWAFMPYELLPNVSVIRRNDYSMGHGVYGIDGSPVAYIERNGSEISKAWLFFGMRRGGQSYYALDVTSDTPVFKWKISNESDGFGDLGQTWSTPVVTKIPGFDGPVLIFGGGYNAGYDSGGGKNASGRMVYIVDASNGELLHSFGATADTTLPNIQDSIVGSIATLDSNSDGYTDRLYAADLGGNVWRMDLPSADKSTWSGFKFAELGGNLPSTDRRFFYEPSVAQTYFTNTTEVTVTDESGTTTTVAYQNVPYDAVTLGSGNRADPLSLNAEDMFFVLQDRYVVSQQFGDGATAIPSPITFANLYDVTSAAPSTEAENIAFGTKLGWYYNFAVTGEKSLSPSVIIKGKVYFTSFIPTQPSANQDVCSVSSVGRLYTLDLHKGTRYTESYIKDVCDNCIPQPPKIITPPPCDSDTCTPEELLNPPPPVLIIGKGNCDQNGENCTGTVDLESGLTTNKIYYHIDE; this is encoded by the coding sequence ATGAAGTTCAATCAAATTCTATTTGCGGGCCTGGTTACAGCGTCGGTTTTGCCTGCGCAATCTTTTGCGGATGATACAGATCTCTATCTCAATCCCGCAGCAAATAATGTGCGCCCTCAGGTGCTTATTATTTTTGATAACTCTGGCAGTATGGATACTATTGTCGAAGGGCTTCCTGGTGGTTACGAATCTAGTGAGGACTATCCGCCGTTAGACAGTGCCAACTCTTATGACGATGGCATGGTTTATTTTGCTATTGGCGTTGGTATAGATGAAGCAGGCCTCGGTATTCCAGACAGCCCTTCAGAAACCAACCGATTTAATGTTTTGCTTAATGGGTGCACTGTTGCGCGTGAGGCGTTAGGAACATACGGGCGATTTACCGGTTATATTCGAGAGTATATTACCAGTGGAAATGGTAAAGGTACTTGGCAACCGATAAAAAACAACTCCGGTAAAGATCAAAACAATCCTGTTGATTGCTATGAAGATATTCCGGCATTGAAAACAGATAACAACAGTGACATCACCTCATTTAGCGCAGGTTACCCTGTTGATAGTCTAAAGAGTGGTAACGGAAATAATGCGGTTTATATTCCTTGGGGAGCATCTCCTGGCGTTAATGGCTTCAATACTGGAGAGTTAGTCACGCTTTATTCGGCTAACTATTTACGTTGGTACCGCCATTATCAGAAAGCGATTGAAGATGGCACTGCTCCTGGCGAATATCCTGATCAAACACGGTTAGCCATTGCAAAAACAGCAATATCAAGTGTGATAAGCACGGTCCCGTCAGTAGATTTCGGCTTAGCTGTATTTAATTTGAACTTTCCGAATGAAGGCGACAGCGATGGTGGCAGGATAGTTGCTGGAATTAAGCAGCGTACTGCTTCTGAAAAGGAAGCATTAATTAACACGATAACCAATCTTCCAGCTGAAACTAATACGCCTCTGTGCGAAACCTTATACGAGGCCTATCGTTATTTTAGTGGTGGAGCGATACAATTTGGCCATTCAGATAGTGATTATAACGGCAACAGTGATGGCATCAATATTAAGTACGATGCTAATAAACCAATGTATGATACAAGTATTGAAAGCGGCGGGAGCTATATTTCACCCTTGTCAAAATGTAATCGGGTAGCCCATGTAATCTACATTACCGACGGTGCGCCGGTATTAGATAAATCAGCAGATGATTTTGTTGAGAAATTAGGGGGTGCACCATTTACATATCGAGCAGCAGAAGGGGAACAACCCGCTAAAGAGAGTTATCTTCCCGCATTGGCTGAGTATATGTTCAATAATGATTTGTCTGATGCAGAAGGTTTTCAGCGTGTTGTCACTCATACCATTGGCTTTAGCTTGGGTGAAGATGAAGAGGCTGCTGAACCTTTGCTGATAGAGACTGCCAAGCGTTCAACCGATGCCAAAAGTGGACTCAGAGGTACCTATTCGAGGGCTGATAATACTGTCCAGTTGATTGAGGCTATTACAAAACTGATTGGCGAGATTGATAGTAATGGTCAGCGTTTTTCCGCGCCTGGTGTAGCCTATAGTAGCGCAGATCCAACGCGAACCTTAGATGCTGCATACTATGCGCTTTTTGAACCTTCACCAAGTCCTAAATGGACTGGTAATCTTAAGAAGCTCAAAGTTAATTCAAGCGGAGCGCTAGTAGATGTTAACGGCGATCCTGCAATTGACTCTTCAGGCAGTATTACTAATAAGGCTTGCACTATATGGAGTGATTGTAGTGCTAACGGTGATAAGACGGGGTATTTAGATGAAAATGGTGATGCTGTAGATGGAGGCAATATCGTTGCCGCCGGTGGAGCTGCGAGAAGTATAGTTCCACGCGAACGACGTCTTTTTAGCGATTTGGGCGGATTAAAGCAGTTTTCAGCAAATGACGGTCCTAGTCTTCCTAATATAAGTAGCACTATCAGTATGTTTTCTTCGGTTGCTGGTGGGGAAAGCAATTTAGCTTCTTATATGGGAATACCTACAGAGAATTTAAATGATGAATTGATTAGGGCATTTGAATGGATCCAAGGTTGGAATGTTGATGTTGCTTCTTACAAAGAGACCGGTGAGGTGGATGAATACACTTCAATCGACATAGGTGGTGTAAGGGCTGATATCATGGGCGATCCGCTGCATTCTCAGCCATTGGCTATTGATTACGGTGACCATACCAAGATTTTTGTGGGTACCAATCATGGAATGATGCACGCGTTCAAAGATACCAGTGATGTGGTATCAGAAAGTTGGGCTTTTATGCCGTATGAATTGTTGCCAAATGTCAGTGTTATAAGGAGGAACGACTATTCAATGGGGCACGGGGTGTACGGCATTGATGGTTCTCCCGTCGCATATATTGAACGCAATGGTTCAGAGATAAGTAAAGCCTGGTTGTTTTTCGGTATGCGAAGAGGCGGCCAATCCTATTACGCCTTAGACGTTACAAGTGATACCCCCGTTTTTAAGTGGAAAATTTCAAACGAAAGTGATGGTTTTGGTGACTTAGGCCAGACTTGGTCAACTCCGGTTGTAACAAAAATTCCAGGCTTTGATGGTCCTGTGCTTATTTTTGGCGGTGGATATAACGCTGGCTATGATAGTGGCGGCGGTAAAAACGCTTCCGGAAGAATGGTATATATTGTTGATGCTTCCAATGGTGAACTTCTTCACTCCTTCGGCGCTACAGCGGATACCACTTTACCGAATATCCAAGACTCTATCGTTGGCTCTATTGCTACTCTGGATAGCAACAGTGACGGTTACACTGACCGGCTTTATGCGGCTGATTTAGGCGGTAATGTGTGGCGGATGGATTTGCCTTCTGCGGATAAGAGCACCTGGAGCGGCTTTAAGTTTGCGGAGTTAGGAGGAAACCTGCCCTCGACCGATCGCAGGTTCTTCTACGAGCCAAGCGTAGCGCAAACCTATTTCACTAATACCACTGAAGTGACAGTGACTGACGAGTCAGGCACCACAACTACTGTAGCGTATCAAAATGTGCCTTATGATGCGGTTACCTTGGGTTCGGGCAATCGGGCTGATCCTTTGAGTTTAAACGCTGAGGATATGTTTTTTGTGCTACAGGACCGATACGTTGTGTCTCAACAGTTTGGCGATGGTGCTACTGCGATCCCATCTCCAATAACCTTTGCCAATCTTTATGACGTGACTTCAGCGGCACCTTCTACTGAGGCAGAAAACATTGCATTTGGGACAAAACTGGGCTGGTATTATAATTTCGCGGTTACTGGTGAAAAAAGCTTATCTCCATCCGTAATTATAAAAGGTAAGGTGTACTTTACGTCTTTTATTCCGACACAGCCCAGCGCAAACCAAGACGTGTGCAGTGTGTCTTCTGTTGGGCGACTTTACACGTTGGATTTACACAAAGGTACACGTTATACGGAGTCTTATATTAAAGATGTTTGTGATAACTGTATCCCGCAGCCACCAAAAATTATCACGCCACCACCTTGTGATTCTGACACGTGTACTCCTGAAGAGTTATTAAACCCTCCGCCACCTGTGCTGATAATAGGTAAAGGTAACTGCGATCAGAATGGCGAAAATTGCACCGGAACCGTGGATTTGGAGTCAGGCTTGACGACCAATAAAATTTATTACCACATTGATGAGTAG
- a CDS encoding type IV pilin protein gives MNNSKKLGFTLIELMITVAIVAILAAIAYPSYVNYVTKSGRSEGVAAVMRVANLQEQYYIDNKAYATDMTKLGLGANPFLTEHGHYSVASAGTGSYTITATAKGSQASRDSTCGTITLTSAGVTGPSAECWK, from the coding sequence ATGAATAATAGTAAAAAATTGGGTTTTACTTTGATTGAGTTAATGATTACGGTGGCTATTGTTGCGATACTGGCGGCAATAGCGTATCCGTCGTATGTTAACTATGTGACTAAAAGCGGGCGCTCTGAAGGTGTCGCAGCCGTTATGCGTGTTGCGAATTTGCAGGAGCAGTATTATATAGATAATAAAGCTTATGCGACCGATATGACAAAGTTAGGATTAGGTGCAAATCCATTTTTGACAGAGCACGGGCACTATAGTGTGGCCTCCGCTGGGACGGGCTCGTATACTATTACGGCAACAGCAAAAGGCTCTCAGGCAAGTAGAGATTCGACATGCGGTACCATTACACTGACCTCGGCTGGTGTTACGGGGCCTTCAGCGGAGTGTTGGAAATGA